A single Vulpes lagopus strain Blue_001 chromosome 3, ASM1834538v1, whole genome shotgun sequence DNA region contains:
- the MRLN gene encoding myoregulin, with protein MLDMMCKNWILISTTIPTSPEDEIVGRLLKILFVIFVDFMSIMYVIVTS; from the coding sequence ATGTTGGATATGATGTGTAAAAACTGGATATTAATATCTACTACGATTCCCACAAGTCCAGAAGATGAAATTGTTGGAAGACTtctaaaaattttgtttgttaTCTTTGTTGACTTTATGTCTATTATGTATGTCATTGTAACTTCCTAA